One part of the Sphingobacterium sp. LZ7M1 genome encodes these proteins:
- a CDS encoding M20/M25/M40 family metallo-hydrolase has translation MKFKEQTICRFRKLAFLVLSTGIAYAPVQAQRMGPTTVKAVDPIVEQIVKEATNNSELETLAFELLDVVGPRLVGTPQMTNANEWALKTFQRWGISAKNQQFGEWHGWERGISHIDMTHPRQKTLAGTQLAWSPTTKGKAIEAEVIALPDFKDSLSFRSWLPQVKGKYVMVSMPQPTGRPDANWKEYATPESYAKMQRQRDSIGAIWNKRIKATGLAPNSIPSVLEDAGAVGVLSSYWSGEFGANKIFGARTHKAPSLDISLEDYGMLYRLAEKGYAPKIKVETSSKHLGNVPSFNTIAEIKGSEFPNEYVILSAHLDSWEGGSGATDNGTGTIAMMEVARVLKKVLPNPKRTILIGLWGSEEQGLNGSRSFVLDNPEVIEKTQAVFNLDNGTGRVANINGSGFVHAYDFMGRWLDAVPSEITKDIKTQFPGSPGGGGSDHSSFVAAGVPGFMLSSLSWGYFSNTWHTNLDTYDKLVFDDLLSNVILTAVLTYKATEEPQLVNREKRVLPADASGKPASWPAIRQPRRSGVGY, from the coding sequence CAAGGAACAAACCATTTGTCGTTTCAGGAAATTAGCCTTTTTAGTACTGTCCACTGGGATTGCTTATGCTCCAGTGCAAGCTCAACGCATGGGACCAACTACAGTAAAAGCAGTTGATCCCATTGTAGAACAGATTGTGAAAGAGGCAACCAATAATTCTGAACTGGAAACTTTAGCTTTTGAATTACTGGATGTTGTAGGGCCAAGATTGGTTGGTACTCCTCAAATGACCAATGCCAATGAATGGGCATTGAAAACTTTCCAACGCTGGGGAATCTCGGCAAAAAATCAACAATTTGGAGAGTGGCACGGCTGGGAACGAGGTATTTCCCATATTGACATGACCCATCCAAGACAGAAAACCTTAGCAGGTACTCAATTAGCTTGGAGTCCAACTACCAAAGGTAAAGCGATCGAAGCGGAGGTCATTGCATTACCCGATTTCAAAGATTCACTTTCATTCAGGTCTTGGTTACCACAGGTAAAAGGTAAATACGTCATGGTATCCATGCCCCAGCCAACAGGTAGGCCAGATGCCAACTGGAAAGAATATGCAACTCCTGAATCCTATGCCAAGATGCAAAGACAGAGAGATTCAATTGGTGCCATTTGGAACAAACGTATCAAAGCAACTGGATTAGCTCCTAACTCCATTCCATCTGTTCTAGAAGATGCAGGTGCCGTTGGTGTTCTGAGCAGCTATTGGTCTGGTGAGTTTGGTGCTAACAAGATTTTCGGTGCTAGGACCCACAAAGCTCCTTCATTGGATATCTCTTTGGAAGATTATGGAATGTTGTACCGTTTGGCTGAAAAAGGCTATGCGCCTAAAATCAAAGTAGAGACTTCTTCTAAACATTTAGGAAATGTTCCTTCATTCAATACCATCGCTGAAATTAAAGGTTCTGAGTTTCCAAATGAATATGTAATCTTATCTGCCCATTTAGACTCTTGGGAAGGTGGGTCAGGTGCAACCGATAATGGTACAGGGACTATTGCCATGATGGAAGTAGCTCGTGTATTGAAAAAAGTTCTCCCTAATCCTAAGCGTACGATTCTTATTGGATTGTGGGGCAGCGAAGAGCAAGGCTTAAATGGATCACGTTCATTTGTCTTGGATAACCCTGAGGTCATCGAAAAAACCCAAGCGGTATTCAATTTAGACAATGGTACAGGTCGTGTTGCCAACATCAATGGTTCAGGCTTTGTACATGCCTATGATTTTATGGGACGCTGGTTAGATGCCGTTCCTAGTGAAATTACAAAAGATATCAAGACACAATTCCCTGGCTCTCCAGGAGGCGGTGGTTCCGACCACTCATCCTTTGTAGCAGCAGGTGTACCGGGCTTTATGCTGAGCTCCCTATCATGGGGCTATTTCAGCAATACATGGCACACCAATCTGGATACCTACGATAAATTGGTATTTGATGACCTATTGTCCAATGTTATCCTTACTGCGGTGTTGACCTATAAAGCTACTGAAGAACCTCAATTGGTGAACAGAGAAAAAAGGGTATTGCCAGCGGATGCCAGTGGAAAACCAGCTTCATGGCCAGCAATTCGCCAACCTAGAAGGTCTGGTGTAGGGTATTAA